Proteins encoded together in one Centropristis striata isolate RG_2023a ecotype Rhode Island chromosome 6, C.striata_1.0, whole genome shotgun sequence window:
- the LOC131973478 gene encoding ubiquitin-conjugating enzyme E2 H-like yields the protein MSSPSPGKRRMDTDVVKLIESKHEVTILSGLNEFVVKFHGPPGTSYEGGVWKVRVDLPDKYPFKSPSIGFMNKIFHPNIDEASGTVCLDVINQTWTALYDLTNIFESFLPQLLAYPNPIDPLNGDAAAMYLHRPEDYKHKIKEYIQKYATEEALKEQEEGGGDSSSESSMSDFSEDEAQDMEL from the exons ATGTCGTCTCCAAGTCCGGGCAAGAGGCGAATGGATACCGACGTGGTGAAACT CATTGAGAGCAAGCATGAGGTCACCATCCTCAGTGGACTGAATGAGTTTGTGGTCAAGTTCCACGGACCACCTGGAA catCGTATGAAGGAGGTGTGTGGAAGGTCAGAGTGGACCTACCAGATAAATACCCCTTCAAATCGCCATCAATAG GATTCATGAACAAAATCTTTCATCCCAACATTGATGAAGC gTCAGGAACTGTGTGTTTAGATGTCATTAACCAGACATGGACAGCTCTCTACG ACCTCACCAACATCTTTGAGTCGTTCCTCCCTCAGCTGCTCGCCTACCCCAACCCCATCGATCCTCTGAACGGAGACGCAGCCGCCATGTACCTGCACCGGCCGGAGGATTATAAACACAAGATCAAAG agTACATCCAGAAGTACGCCACAGAGGAGGCTCtaaaggagcaggaggagggagggggcgACTCCTCTTCCGAGAGCTCCATGTCAGACTTTTCGGAGGACGAGGCTCAGGACATGGAGTTGTAG
- the LOC131972793 gene encoding kelch domain-containing protein 10-like, with the protein MSSAERDGTFSQLNKFEKLSWRPSIRDSGSKKRARWLQARRIFSPSCPNLRIPNRFLREGHCVPPARSGHRCVADSTNLYVFGGYNPDFEEAGGSENEDYPLFRELWRFHFATATWQQVRTEGYMPTELASMSAVLHGNNLLVFGGTGIPFGENNGNDVHVCNVQYKRWNLLNCRGKKPNKIYGQAMVIINGYLYVFGGTTGYLYSTDLHRLDLTTREWTHLKPNNAPSDLPEERYRHELAHDGQRIYILGGGTSWTSYPLDKVHAYNLETNYWEEIITKPHEKIGFPAARRCHSCVQVKDEVFICGGYNGEQILSDLWKINLQTFQWTRLPALMPEPAYFHCAAVTPAGCMYVHGGVVNMSGNRRTGSLYKVWLVVPSLLELTWERLLKTSPHLAQMSTLQLLSMGLTHTLIQRLK; encoded by the exons ATGTCGTCCGCTGAACGTGACGGAACCTTTAGTCAGCTCAATAAGTTTGAGAAACTGTCGTGGAGGCCCTCCATCCGCGATTCAG GCTCCAAGAAACGTGCACGGTGGCTTCAGGCTCGGCGCatcttctccccctcctgcCCCAACCTGCGGATCCCCAACAGGTTTCTGAGAGAAG GTCACTGTGTACCCCCCGCCCGGAGCGGACACCGATGTGTTGCAGACAGCACCAACCTGTATGTGTTTGGAGGCTACAACCCAGACTTTGAGGAGGCAGGGGGGTCAGAGAATGAAGACTACCCTCTTTTCAGGGAGCTTTGGCGCTTTCATTTTGCCACAGCCACCTGGCAGCAGGTCCGCACAGAGGGTTACATGCCCACAGAGCTGGCCTCTATGTCAG CTGTTTTACACGGCAACAACCTGCTTGTGTTTGGTGGCACTGGGATTCCATTTGGTGAAAATAACGGCAATGACGTCCATGTTTGCAATGTTCAGTACAAACGATGGAACCTGCTCAACTGCAGAGGGAAGAAACCCAACAAGATCTACGGACAg GCAATGGTCATCATAAATGGCTACCTCTATGTGTTTGGCGGGACAACAGGCTACCTTTACAGCACTGACCTGCACAGACTGGACCTGACCACCAGAGAGTGGACCCACCTCAAACCCAACAACGCGCCCTCAGATCTGCCTGAGGAGAG GTACAGACATGAACTAGCTCATGATGGACAGAGAATATACATATTAGGAGGTGGGACTTCCTGGACGTCATATCCTCTGGACAAG GTTCACGCATATAACTTGGAGACAAATTACTGGGAGGAAATAATCACCAAACCCCATGAAAAAATAG GATTTCCTGCTGCCCGCCGCTGTCACAGCTGTGTGCAGGTCAAAGATG AGGTGTTTATATGTGGGGGTTATAACGGGGAGCAGATCCTGTCTGACCTGTGGAAGATCAATCTGCAGACTTTTCAGTGGACCAGGCTGCCTGCTCTCATGCCAGAACCAGCCTACTTTCACTGTGCTGCAGTCACTCCT GCCGGCTGCATGTACGTCCACGGCGGTGTCGTCAACATGTCTGGGAACAGAAGGACTGGCTCATTGTACAAAGTGTGGCTGGTGGTGCCCAGCCTGCTGGAACTGacctgggagagactgctgaaAACTTCCCCTCACTTAGCCCAGATGTCCACCCTTCAGCTGCTCAGCATGGGACTAACGCACACACTAATTCAGCGGCTCAAATAG